The Candidatus Obscuribacterales bacterium genome has a segment encoding these proteins:
- a CDS encoding DUF4160 domain-containing protein, with protein sequence MPTVLKLGSYRFYCFFREESRVHIHVSLTDGEAKFWLDPEIELATNYKRSRVQIKQIENLIEEHYGEFRKAWDHYFQNRS encoded by the coding sequence GTGCCAACTGTCCTTAAACTTGGCTCCTATCGTTTTTACTGCTTCTTTAGAGAAGAAAGCCGAGTCCACATTCATGTTTCTTTAACTGATGGCGAAGCCAAGTTTTGGCTAGATCCCGAAATAGAGTTGGCCACCAATTACAAACGTTCAAGAGTTCAGATCAAGCAAATTGAAAACCTCATTGAGGAACATTATGGCGAGTTTAGAAAAGCCTGGGATCATTACTTCCAAAACCGAAGTTAG